A single region of the Elusimicrobiota bacterium genome encodes:
- a CDS encoding PAS domain S-box protein — MDKKTKPTAAQELSRTKRDLAALRERYVNLYDLAPVGLFTLSATGRILEANLTVAAMLGVEKDLLLKRPLGAFVDPEDRGAFRRTFRKFPSKEAPPYFELRMRRAAAPFWARLERTLGHDSRGALLYRVVMSDVSERVRTQTDLLRLRAAVDQAHDGLAIADMEGRLRFVNRAWGKMHGYAPDEMTGQPMEISHTPEQMERDVLPFNKKVLGEGSWAGEVGHVRRDGTTFTCWMSTVLLHDAEGKVTGLVGLADDITERRKSEEAFARMLAEREAILKSIPDLFYRLDADMRLQDWNQVFERVSGYSPQELKGMHALKLAGSDEKIAAEGLKTALEKGLNYRTTRLLTKRGEEIPIFWSAAALRDKDGVLLGLVGIGRDLTVK, encoded by the coding sequence ATGGACAAGAAAACCAAGCCGACGGCGGCGCAGGAGCTGAGCCGGACCAAGCGCGACCTCGCGGCCCTGCGCGAGCGCTACGTCAACCTCTATGACCTCGCCCCGGTCGGTCTCTTCACCCTTTCCGCGACGGGCCGCATCCTCGAGGCCAACCTCACCGTCGCCGCGATGCTCGGCGTGGAGAAAGACCTCCTCCTCAAGCGCCCGCTGGGCGCGTTCGTCGACCCCGAGGACCGGGGCGCCTTCCGGCGGACGTTCAGGAAGTTCCCGTCCAAGGAGGCTCCGCCTTATTTCGAGCTGCGCATGCGGCGCGCCGCCGCCCCCTTCTGGGCCCGCCTGGAGCGGACCTTGGGTCACGACTCCCGCGGGGCCCTGCTCTACCGCGTGGTGATGAGCGACGTCAGCGAGCGCGTGCGGACGCAGACCGACCTGCTCCGCCTGCGCGCCGCCGTCGACCAGGCCCACGACGGCCTCGCCATCGCCGACATGGAGGGCCGCCTCCGGTTCGTGAACCGGGCCTGGGGCAAGATGCACGGCTACGCCCCGGACGAGATGACCGGCCAGCCGATGGAGATCAGCCACACGCCGGAGCAGATGGAGCGGGACGTCCTCCCCTTCAACAAGAAGGTCCTCGGCGAAGGCTCCTGGGCGGGCGAGGTCGGCCACGTCCGCCGCGACGGGACCACCTTCACCTGCTGGATGTCCACCGTCCTCCTCCACGACGCCGAGGGCAAGGTCACCGGCCTCGTCGGCCTGGCCGACGACATCACCGAGCGCCGCAAGTCCGAGGAGGCCTTCGCGCGCATGCTGGCCGAGCGCGAAGCCATCCTCAAATCCATCCCCGACCTCTTCTACCGTCTCGACGCGGACATGAGGCTGCAGGACTGGAACCAGGTCTTCGAGCGCGTGTCGGGCTATTCCCCCCAGGAGCTCAAGGGGATGCACGCGCTCAAGCTCGCCGGGAGCGACGAGAAGATCGCCGCCGAGGGCCTCAAGACGGCCCTGGAGAAAGGCCTGAACTATCGCACCACGCGTCTCCTGACCAAGCGGGGCGAGGAGATCCCGATCTTCTGGAGCGCCGCGGCGCTCCGCG